From Salvelinus alpinus chromosome 20, SLU_Salpinus.1, whole genome shotgun sequence:
taagcttttggttttattaaattattgctaccggggcccgccagtgtaactgctaaactatgacagtcatccaatatgctttaATAGAATTAAGgtcatgctcataaaaaaagtaTCATCCTCAATCATCTAAAACGGCACtgatttccatgtgtcctatctgtgcttggagttcaaaacagttaacctaagctagcagtgttGTTAAAAGTCTTactgaaacatgttctcagaacattatttaattaccttcaaattaCCTATAATTTTCATTCTCACAAAGTTGATAAAAAACCTCCCAGGAAACGCTCAGGGGACCATAGTAAAACGTTTTCAGAACTGTCCAGCAACCTAAACATGTACATTCCCAGAACAGGGATTCCCAGAATGTTCACTTCCATTCTCAGAACGTTTAACAAACTTTCTGTTTTACCGGTCAGGAATCTTACAAGTGTTtttacttcatattcatcatcccCAGAACCAACCCAACATcgacatatgtgaaaatggcgcatttctatgttttttttgtaaaaaagatagaggaagatatgtgtttccaatgacatcattaaCCAATCAGCACACAATTAGTAGGCAATTTAACTGTAAaacatagaaacgcacacattttcacatatgttgatgtaacagtataactttaaaccgtcccctcgccccgacacgggcgcgaaccagggaccttctgcacacatcaacaacagtcacccacgaagcatcgttacccatcgctccacaaaagccgcggcccttgcagagcaaggtgcaacactacttctaggtttcagagcaagtgacgtaactgattgaaacgctagtagcgcgtacccgctaactagctagccatttcacatccgttacactcacccccctttcaacctcctccttttccgcagcaaccagtgatccgggtcaacagcatcaatgtaacagtataactttagtacgtcccctcgccccgacacgggcgcgaaccagggaccctctgcacacatcaacaactgacacccacgaagcgtcgttacccatcgctccacaaaagccgcggcccttgcagagcaaggtgcaacactacttctaggtttcagagcaagtgacgtaactgattgaaacgctagtagcgcgtacccgctaactagctagccatttcacatccgttacattgaCGTTAGGGTGGTGCTGGAGTTGATGAACATGAAGTTGAACATTTTAAAAATGTCCCTTTAATGCTTTGTTTCCAGAACCAATGGGGAGCCAAACAtttacgttcccacaacttccaaggaaccaaatgtgctagctgggtttcCTCACACAGAAAGCTGCTGCAGACTGAATGTTAAAGTTGGATGAGCTCCTATAGGgacctatagagacctataggTCCACAGTGAAGACTTATGCTCCTCAGAGTGACAACCTGTCAGGTTAATTGTCCATGGGGACGCTCTGAGATGAGAGAGAGCACTGACCCCCAGCGTGACTCCTGGCTTTAATGACAATGCCCCTGCTGTGGAGGGGGCCAGCGTCAAGGTTATGGGGTTAATCTGGACAGGCCAGTCACAGGTtagttacccctctctctctctctctctctctctctctctctctctctctctctctctctctctctctctctctctctctctctctctctctctctctctctctctctctctctctctctctctttctctctttctctctctctctctctctctctctctctctctctctctctctctctctctctctctctctctctctctatctctcctctctctctctatctctcctctctctgtcctcagtgGAACCTCTTTCACCTAATAATGACCATTACTCCATAACATCGTGACCCCTCTGACACAGAGGGAGGAGACCAGCCTTTCAATTAACTTCCAACTCTTCAGCGGCTGAATGACAAGCAAGTTAATTTCACAGTGTAGCTTGTTATGGTTTCAGAGGACGTGGGGGACAGGGTGAGGGGGTAGAGGTCAGCTTTGGCATCATGCAGCAGTTTTGTTTCAGTTTACTTCATATCAAGCTCTTGATATCTGTTATAAACGTTCTTCATTACTTGCACATTGTGAATAATATTCTCAGATGCAAACGGCTTCATCTTCCAGGCTGAGTAGATATtagatattttatatatatatacagtttcattcaaaagtttagacacacctattcattcaagggtttttctttattttgactattttctacattgtacaataatagtgaagacatcaaaactatgaaataacacatatggaatcatgtagtaaccaaaaaagtgttaaacaaatcaaaacatattttagattcttcaaagttgccaccctttgccttgatgacagctttgcacacacttggcattctctcaaccagcttcacccggaatgctttttcaacagtcttgaaggagtttccacatatgctgagcacttgttggctgattttcctccACTCTgagatccaactcatcccaaaccatctcaattgggtttaggtcgggtgattgtggaggtcatctgatgcagcactccaacactctccttattggtcaaatagctcttacacagcgtggaggtgtgttttgggtcattatcctgttttttttttcaaattatttttttacccccttttttctccccaattacgTGGTATCCAATttgtagtagttacagtcttgtctcatcgctgcaactcccgtacggactcgggagaggcgaaggtcgagagccatgcgtcctccgaaacacaacccaacctagccgcactgcttcttgacacaatgcacatccaacccagaagccagccgcaccaatgtgtcggaggaaacaccgtgcacctggcgacctggtcagcgtgcactgcgcctggcccaacacaggagttgctagtgcgcgatgagacaaggatatccctgccggccaaaccctccctaatccggacgacgctaggccaattgtgcgtcgccccatggacctcccggtcgcggccggctgcgacagagcctgggcttgaACCCAGAACCTCTGGTGGCAcggctagcactgcgatgcagtgagccttagaccactgcgccacccgggagttcgggtcattgtcctgttgaaaatcaaatgatagtcccactaaccgaaaaccagataggatggcatatcgctgcagaatgctgtggtagccatgctggttaagtgtgctttgaattctaaataaatcactgacagtgtcaccagcaaagcacccccacaccatcacacctcctcctccatgcttcactgtgggaaccacacacatggatatctacacctgcattgcttgccgtgcttctacacctgcattgcttgttgtttggggttttaggctgggtgtctgtacagcacttcgagatattagctgatgtacgaagggctatataaaataaacttgatttgatttgatatcatccgttcacctactctgcgtctcacaaagacacagcggttggacccaaaaatctcaaatttggaccataggacagatttccactgttctaatgtccattgctcgtgtttcttggcccaaggaagtctcttcttcttattggtgtcctttattagtggtttcattgcagaaattcgaccatgaatgccttATTCgtgcagtcttctctgaacagttgatgttgaactgTGTctgtacttgaactctgtgaagcatttatttgggctgcaatctcagGTGCAGTtattctaatgaatttatcctctgcagcagaggtatctctgggtcttcctatcctgtggcggtcctcatgagagccagtttcataataGCGCTTGAAGGTTTATGCGACTGCACTTCAAGAACAAACATTTGTTCTCAACAGACTGGTCCACAGAACGGTTGCACTCAAATAAATACAATGAGGGAGTTTGATTAACGGGCGTGAACAGGCAAAAGTGGTGAGAGACCGCCCTTCTCAAATCAGAACGTTCCAAATTTTATGTTAACCCGGTTCATTAATCGAATGCCCTCATTAGCACAGCAACCTCTATATtttacctatatttaactaggcaggtcagttaagaacaaattcttatttacaatgacggcctacccctgccaaatCCTAACCTgcacgacactgggccaattgtgcgccgccctatggtactcccaatcatggacggttgtgaaacagcctagaatcgaaccagggtcagtAGGGGCACCTCTAGCACTGCTCTTCAGGTACAAAGCTCTCATCTGAACGGGAGTTTGAGGATTATTTTATACATTATACAGGTTAGCCACTAATTACAGTGCCACAAGAAACACTGACGAAAACTTTCACATTCATTTTTGTCTGAAACTCTCCTTAGAATTGCCTTTGCAGGGATCAATCTGTAGGTACATGCTGCCACTCATGGATAGGGATATAACGACATCTAGTGTGCAAACATGATTCTGCATTttgatgttatttattttttgcaaccTTGTTACGTCAAGCCATTTTGGTCGCTCGCAGGGTCCCGTCATTTACTCACGTAAGCGCGCATGTGCACAACGAAAGGTGAAGCAGATAGATGGCAGGCGAGCTAAAGTTAGGTCAAGGATAAACACAGATAAGACTTATTCATCTTTTCAACGTATTGTATTGATTTATGTTTGCAAGAAGGGGATATTCTTCAACGAATTTATTTAAGGTAAATATATTACATTTATTGTCAGAGCCTAAACTAATATAAATCGGCTAACGTAGAGCTAGCTAGTACGTTAGCTGTGTTGTCTTGCACCTCATTAAATTTGGTTTTACTTTCGATATTCGGAGTTTTCTCGTCAATAGCTCTCAGACGGAGTCATAGGATGATGATAGGATATATCGAGAATCAGATGATGTTAGAGAGCACTTTCCTTAACAGAGAAGGAGGCATTATGCTGATTTCTGGCGCtcaggtggtttagggacagtcgTAAAAGTGCAATATTGGGGATTGAATGTAAACAAAATATACGTTTTTACATTCCCTTTCAGGAGGGTTAGCCCTATATGCAGATTACACACTACATAGGGCCTCATTTTAATTACTTAGCTCTAACTACTAAGACCCATTTTTTAaaagtatttaacctttatttaattaggcaagtcagttaacattttaaaatgtaattgTTCTGTGAATACCAGATTTGGCTGATCGCACTTTTAAGATGATCCCTTAGCAGCCAGCACATAAGTCACTTTTTGTAAACAAAACTGAGGGGAAAAAGGCTGTATTTTGTGCTCTATTGTTATCTGATTCCAGATATACCACCCATCAATTGGCGCtcaggtggtttagggacagtcgTAGAGTTATTGATGAGCAAACTCCAAATATCAAAccaattttttaaattattttatttaacctttatttaactaggtaagtcagctaagaacaaattcttatttacaatgacggcctatcggggaacactgggttaactgctttgttcaggggcagaacgacagatttttaccttgtcagctctaaccactaggctacctgccgtccctatgTAAACTGAAAATATATGTACTGCAGTTTAGCgagcaggggtgtattcattagttggattctgttgcaaaacatttgggCTGTTGGGAAACGAAGGTGGAAGGAACCCTGTGGACTTCACTCCACTTTAGAGCATGGAAGAATGTATAATTTATAGTTGTGAAGCTTGTGCCAAACACTTCACAGACTATTCAGATTGGAATGGTCAGGAAACCATACAGTACTTACTGTCTTTGCCATAACATTAAAATGAACTACAAATTCCATTTAAGAACCCAACATCTTTTACGTCATGTTGCAAGAGCATTTGGAGTAAacggtttctgttgcaaaacattttgcaacagaatctgACCAATGAATACACCACAGCTCTCACTttttagttagctaacattagctggctagctagctaacattcccTACAGTCCTGCTGTACCCTGTTATGTAATGTTGTGGCAGCTATGTCGTCTGAAATAGTTGTCAATGAGCACTAAGTGACGGTACTACGGGGTAAGGATATTCTGAATTGTGATTCAAATTATTTGTAGCCAGCAAGTTAGCCTGTTGACAGTCAACTGCTGTTTGTTTTGAGCTATTTAGCTTGATGATAATCAGTTTATGCACCTACTTTCAGTGTTTTGTGTCTAATGAGATTTATCTCAATGAGATTTATGCAGTTGGTTAATTTATTACTTTGTCTTTTGCAGTTTTGCAAGTGAATAACAGAAGAGGGAGAGGCCCAACAGGATGGCCAGTGTAAGTCTATTTGACAGAGACTTCCAGATTTGATCAGAATccaacgtcacacacacacacttaatgctTGTGTCGTGTGTGTCCTGATGGGGATGTTCCTTCTCTGTTCCTCAGGTGCTCTGTAGCAGAGCCAGGCTGGTGACTTACCTGCCAGGGCTTCATGTACTGGTCCGGCGGATTGCTGGAACCAACCAGAGAACATTCTCTGGTGCTGGATCATCTGGCTCTGATGAGCCTCGTGTAGCAGTCACACCCCCTGACCTTGGTAAGTGCAGACCTCTAATCACAATGATGATACTGAAGTTGCCTGAATGTGAACGTCATATACCAACTGTCTGTTATTCAGAAGGTATGTGAATCAATTGGCTCAATAATTGGATCAACTTCTTGTTAAATTATGTCTCATTGTCAGGACCCAGGACAGTTTGGCCAGATGATAGTATGGGTCCGTTCGGGCCTCAGGACCAGCGCTTCCAACTGCCAGGTAACTCAGGCTTTGACTGCCACCTGGAAGGCACAGCAGAACAGAAGATTAAAGGCCCAGTCCACCGGACAGTCCCCGACGTGCTGACTGTTCCCTCCAGCAGCGAGAGGCATGAGTTCATCCTTGCCCAATTTGTCGGCGAGTTCCAAGTAAGTGTGGTTGGTTTCACAATTGACATACATTTCTTCTGGTGATAATGAAGCATATGCGTATTATGCAGTGTAATATTCAGGGATGTTTTTGGTTTTCTGAGCAACGTTCCATGATTGTTTGTCTTAGGGGAAAGAGGCTGATCCCCCTGAACAAATAGTCAACCGAGCAGAACAGTACTTTGATAACTCCAATGTAGAGTGTGCGATACAGTCTTGCCCTGAGCTGCTGAAGAAAGGTACATATATGATTGTTTTCCTTTCACCAAACAGATATAGCCCTATGTGAGCAGTCTTACTTTCTGTAGAAATGCACAAAATAcagggcattcagaaagtattcagacccattctgTTTTTCCACATatcctcattctaaaatgtattaaatgcatgtttttcctcattaatctacacacaataccccataatgacaaagcaaaaacagtttttatacatttttgaaaatggattaaaacgaataaaaacagaaataccttatttacgtaagtattcagaccctttgctatgagactcgaaagtgctccattgatcattcttgagatgtttcttcaacttgattggagtccacctgtggtaaattcaattgattgtaaatgttttggaaaggcacacacctgactatataagatcccacagttgacagtgtatgtcagagcaaaaacatgaggtcaaaggaattgtccgtagagctccgagatagtATTTCAttaaggcacagatctgtggaagggtaccaaaaaatgtcggcagcgttgaaggtccccaagaacagtggcctccatcattcttaaattgaagaaatttggaaccaccgagactcttcctagagctggcctcccggccaaactgagcaatcgggagagaaggggccttagtcagggaggtgaccaagaacccgatgatcattTTGacatcttccagaaggacaaccatctctgcagcactccaccaatcaggcctttatggtagagtggccagacctcaattaaaggcacatggcagcccgcttggagtttgccaaaaggcacctaaaggactctgaccatgaaaaacaagattgtctggtctaatgatgccaagattgaactctttggcctggcaccatccctacgctgatccatggtggtgacagcatcatgctttggggatgctttcagtgccagggactgggagactagtcaggatcgaggaaaagatgaacggagcaaagtacagagagatccttgatgaaaacctgctccagagcactcaggaattcagactggggcgaaggttcaccttccaacaggacaaagaccctaagcacacagccaagacaatgcaggagtggcttcgggacaagtctctgaatgtccttgagtggcccagccagagcccgaacttgaacccgatcaaacatctctggagagacctgaaaatacctgtgcagaGACGCTatccatccaacctgacggagcttgagaggatctgcagagaataatttgATCAACCCCTAAAATACAGCTGTgcaagatgtggaaaaagtcaaggggtctgaatactttccaaatgcactgtaaaaaCAGAAACTCTGATCATGCTACACACATTTTCTGGCACATTGTTATACTTTCAAACTTGTTGATATACTTTGTCTATGTGTTTATTTTTTCCACATCTTAAATGGGGAATGGATAGGGAAAAAGAGGTGAAAGTGTTTACCTCTTCAGTGTTTGTGAGATTGATGTTGAGATTCTACATGTATCCAGTAGAGGGGGCTCAAACACTAAAGGAATGTACATCATGTATGAGCATAATAACTCTTGGTGTGATGGTCATGTATAGTTTTTGACCATGCATGTTCTCCCCATGTGTTTGCAGATTTTGAGTCAATGTTCCCTGAGGCCCCTAACAACGCCATGACGGTTGTCACGGTGACCCAGAAGACTCAGAACGACATGACAGCGTGGTGTGAGGAGGTGGACAAAGAGAGGGAGTTGATGCTAGACAAAGTGAGTTGGTGTCACAACACCGTGGGTAGTTTTACCCATAGCATATGAACAACATGAACTGTCTATCAGAACCACTGAggaaatttttatttttatttttttactgtctGAAGTTGTAGGGAGTTATGAGTTGCTGGTGTATGGCAAACACATGTATATTTTAACCCAGTCTGTTTTCCTCTGAGAACTACATTTAAGGAATTGAAAGGATTCAACTGTACATAGTCTTTCAGACTCAATGCCTCTAAGTATTAGCAAGTACCTATTTGTAGCAAGTACTCTTTTGTTTATGATAATGTGGTTGTGCATTACATATTCCCAATCTCAGCATTACAATAGAAGACTTCTGTTAGTagtcttgagtgtgtgtgtgtgtgtgtgtgtgtgtgtgtgtgtgtgtgtgtgtgtgtgtgtgtgtgtgtgtgtgtgtgtgtgtgtgtgtgtgtgtgtgtgtgtgtgtgtgtgtgtgtgagggcagtGCGTTTTAGAGCAGGGCTTGTTTGTGACAATGTGCGTTATTCACCGTCTGGTTAACATGCCCTTGGTTGAGAATCGCTCTAATTGTGCCGCTGACCCCCTTGACTGCACTCATTTACTACACCCTGACACGcaccctcctctcccatcccagCAATAGGCTAGATCTCTACAACAGCACTTGTTGCGTGTTGCCATCTTTGATGGTGATATGATTACCAATAACAATGTGTTTGAACAGATGGTCTCTTTTGtatctgaaaaaatatatatacatatagcaAGCAGGTCATGTAGGTTCCTCCACACGTTTGTAGTTAACAACACAATCAGAATGTTGGTCACTATTACACATGTTTGTATCAGTACAAAATTGGAATGCTTGAATggaaaatcaaaatcaaatcaattgtCGAAGGTAAATTTGTTGTTGCATTGTTCTGTTGCAGTTTGTTGCCGGTGCCAAGGAAATCTGTTATGCCCTGAGGACAGAAGGCTTCTGGGCTGACTTCATAGACCCATCCTCAGGCCTGGCAGTAAGAAGTGACTAAAATGGCTGCTTAAGGATTAGTACTATGCTACAGGAATAGATCTTTCTGTAATATTTTATGAACAGTACAGTTCGTGAGACAGGGATGGCAGTTGTGTGGTCTTCTTGACGATTTGAAATGGATTTATATTTGTTCAACTTAAATCTTTCAAAACAAGCAGTATTCGGATCTTTTCCCATGTGTTTGTTTCCTCCAGTTCTTTGGGTCGTACACCAACAACACACTGTTTGAGACAGATGAGAGGTACCGTAACCTGGGCTTCAGCATCGAGGACCTGGGCTGCTGCAAAGTCATCCGCCACGCATTGTGGGGGACGCATGTTTTCGTGGGGACAGTTTTCACCAGCGCACCTCCCCATAGCCTTATCATGAAAAAGCTGCAAGGGAACTAAACCTGAATGATGGGAGAGTGTCTGGTATGTGGTTGCTATTAAACCTTGACGTGTCAAGGCTCTTTACACAGCCCTTAACTACTATTTGCTTTTTATTTGTACTTCACATTTGTATAGAAACCTTCAAAATAGTAGTATGGTACACCGATATTGTGAAATACCCACAACCATGATCCCTGACAGTTTTACCattataatatatttattttcagCATCTCTGTCTGTTCCTTTAGTGTATTGTGGTTGGCCTGATTGAAAAGGGTCTCTCTTGCGAAATAGATTTTATCTCAATGAGATTTATCTGTATAAATAAAAGTTACATTGAATGTGAAATAGAAGGTGGAGGAAAAATCCACTCAAATTGTCTTTGGGTATTTTTTTCTTTTCGTGATGTGGTaagtgacactttgcttcttcaaagtccaatatcttgaacttgactgctgacatataaaacattttgggactgtattaacagtggacaaaaaatatatatagtttgAGTGGATTTCCCCGTTAAGGGTGGCTTGACTCTGCCCAGATGAGATTTTCATAGTAGAATCAATCCTGCAGCTAGATAAGAAAAACATGGGGACCTGCTGCTGCCCTTGACTTGGGTTGATAAACCCCTATTTTTATCAAAAGGTAAGAATTGAGCTTTTCTGATGTCATGAGGTTAATCTCAAGAGCTCTTATTTGATCCGTGTTGCCTTCAGAATAGAGACCTCATGTCTTGTTCACAGGTCCTGAGATCCAGTTAACCATTGAATCCTTGAATATTGTACTTGTGACAGTAATCAATGCACTTGTCTAGAAGAGAGGGGCAGCACTTGTCTCTCTGTCACTTTACAAGATGAACTGTTTTTAAAAGGGTCTGTGATTCTTGTGGCAGCTTTTGTCCTGAGGTCCACACATTAAATGCAATAAAACACATCACCTTGTCAGTGGTCAGTTCTTTCCGGGAGAAGGGAAGCAGGGATTGTTGAAGTGACCTTCATATAAATGGATAAATCGCTGTTGTGAGGGGAGATATGAAATAAACATGTATAAAAATTACATTTGAAATGATTTGACCTGATGACCCACATCTCTCCTTGACTGTAGCAGGCATGTGTTTGAACTTGATAAGCTAAAATGAGCATGTCTCAGTTCAGGCTATTGTATAGGGAGTCACCAGTGGTAGAAGTGAATGTCTCTGGGGTACTGTTTAACATGTATTGTATTATCCTCTACTGTGCCAGGTAAAGCTCAGCAGATGGGTCTCCTGTCACAGTATCTCAAATGAATTGTAGTTGTACCTTTTGGAAATTATGCTGATAGATTCTCTATCCTCATTCTTGGAGTACAAATGTTGTGCCAGAAAACCGAACCCTACCAAACAGGCTATTCCACAAAATGCACTTGATCATCTTTTTAGGGATATTTACAAACACTCAACATGGGCGTGACACTGTAAGTAGGCCTAAGATGAGTGAACATGACCTAGTTCAACTGAATTCTCACACTTCCTCGACAATGATGAGGTCACACAGGGTTTAGAGTTCACCAGCTTCTCTTTACACTGAGCATGTAGATACATGGATGAGACCATTCATTCCTGCTCTACTTAGCCCTACTGCTGTACCTTTCCATGCATGCAGTGCTATAGTGCATATTTATTCAGTTTGTCCTGTAGAGACGGTGTCTTGGTGAAAAATATGGTACCTATCAGATAAAGACCCATAAAAGAAGCTCTAACATGTCTAATCATTTAAATATTTCCCACTCACTTTCCTCAGCAGCACTTTTAGATAAATGGTAGTAAAAAGAAGTTGTAAATCTGTTACACTGTAAGCTATTCTCTATGATGAGCTGGCAAGCAAGATCATATGGTAAGATTATCTCAACATCAAGTCAGTAACTAGGAAACACATATTTAGTACAGTTTACAATGTCCTTAGAGAGGGGTTAAATAGGACTAGTGCACTAATAGTGCCAAGGCATGCAAGAGTTGTTGAGACTGAATAAGAGGGCACTGCTCCAACCAGTGGTCTCTGTGGTATTTATCACAGCAGGGTACAAACTCTGTTGGCCAACACCCTGTGTTCTTATAAGACCGACAAGGTCAAGGGTTGCGGTGCTGTGACCTGGACATAATGTACTTGTCACATGGGTTAACACCATAGACTAGATTTCCTTTTGTTCTATagtcaaatatatatattgttaaggAACTGGGCGTTTATAACAAAATCACTGTGTTTTATTTAACTCTTATTGTCTCCCAGATACAGTACTTAGTGATTTCACAAAGGGTTTGTTGTCTGGAAAGCTCAGGGGTGAATGTTCAtagagtttgtgtgtgttgtacaatacGTTCAAACAGATGTTAATATAAACAGGCTCTGTGAACTGTACACAATGTACAGCCATCAAACAGCAAGGGGAATATTAGTGTCTAATAATGTAAGCAATAGAAAGATTCAAGACTAAACATTTAGAAAAGGCTGAGAAAATGTGTACAATGTAGGTTTATAAATCACTTTAAAGTCCCATATTTCCCAGCCAGTTTAATCTAACCAAATCAAACCATTCACTCCAAAGACAAGCACCATATGCATTGCATTACCACAAAGGTCAGGGAATAGTCACAATGTCTACTGAACTCAGATACTTATAAACCCCAGTATAGTGTGTTGTGTGACCTAATCGGGGTggatgtgattgtgtgtgtgagatatggTTCCAGAACAAGGGGCTTTACTAATCAGGCTATCCAGGCTAGACATCGTGGCAGGGGGGCTGCCTCAGCATCAAACAACGGTGCGTGTGACCGTCACGagtggagagagaccagacaACAGCCTGGAAGCATTGAGTCTGTCTGGAATCTGCTTGCATGTTGGAGGTATCATTTGAGCCTCTTTACATGTTTGGGATCTTGGGTCATGCCTCAGTGACCGCTGATTGACATGGCTCTCTATT
This genomic window contains:
- the LOC139546763 gene encoding cobalamin trafficking protein CblD-like isoform X1; its protein translation is MFARRGYSSTNLFKVLCSRARLVTYLPGLHVLVRRIAGTNQRTFSGAGSSGSDEPRVAVTPPDLGPRTVWPDDSMGPFGPQDQRFQLPGNSGFDCHLEGTAEQKIKGPVHRTVPDVLTVPSSSERHEFILAQFVGEFQGKEADPPEQIVNRAEQYFDNSNVECAIQSCPELLKKDFESMFPEAPNNAMTVVTVTQKTQNDMTAWCEEVDKERELMLDKFVAGAKEICYALRTEGFWADFIDPSSGLAFFGSYTNNTLFETDERYRNLGFSIEDLGCCKVIRHALWGTHVFVGTVFTSAPPHSLIMKKLQGN
- the LOC139546763 gene encoding cobalamin trafficking protein CblD-like isoform X2 codes for the protein MASVLCSRARLVTYLPGLHVLVRRIAGTNQRTFSGAGSSGSDEPRVAVTPPDLGPRTVWPDDSMGPFGPQDQRFQLPGNSGFDCHLEGTAEQKIKGPVHRTVPDVLTVPSSSERHEFILAQFVGEFQGKEADPPEQIVNRAEQYFDNSNVECAIQSCPELLKKDFESMFPEAPNNAMTVVTVTQKTQNDMTAWCEEVDKERELMLDKFVAGAKEICYALRTEGFWADFIDPSSGLAFFGSYTNNTLFETDERYRNLGFSIEDLGCCKVIRHALWGTHVFVGTVFTSAPPHSLIMKKLQGN